GGTCTCCGGCATCACCCACGACTGGCCCGCCGCCAACCAACCTCACCGAAAGCCACTTTTTCGGCAGCCACCTAGAAAGTGCCCCGGCAAGCCGACGCCCTGCACTTCGAGGCCTGCTCTGCGCCCGACCTCGATCCAGATCACGGACAAGGAGATGGGGATCCCCTTGCGTCGATCGAGAACCCTATGCAGAAACGAATTGTCCGGGTGGTGGTAGTCGTCCACGTCGCCGCCGAGTCCCTCGGAGATCGCTACGACCCTCCGCAGTGCCAGATGGCCGCGGCCAACGATGCGCTCCGCCATCCCATCCAGCCGGGCCTCG
This portion of the Acidimicrobiia bacterium genome encodes:
- a CDS encoding transglutaminase-like domain-containing protein; protein product: MTAYLQTALDIADLARSGQPGAAAFAFSTFAYPDLNVEAYEARLDGMAERIVGRGHLALRRVVAISEGLGGDVDDYHHPDNSFLHRVLDRRKGIPISLSVIWIEVGRRAGLEVQGVGLPGHFLGGCRKSGFR